One Candidatus Omnitrophota bacterium DNA window includes the following coding sequences:
- the fabG gene encoding 3-oxoacyl-[acyl-carrier-protein] reductase: MLNDKVALITGGGRGIGREIAIVFAKAGADIVICDLNADDLAETTAQIESSGKKSLGISCDVSNLSEVDNMAKKALDKFKKIDILINNAGVTRDNLLLRMSESDWDKVMAVNLKGTFNCTKIISRLMVKQRSGKVINIASIIGLIGNAGQANYAASKAGIIGFTKSIAREVAGRGININAIAPGFIQTDMTAKLSEDVKGKMLAQIPLARFGSSTDVANLALFLASGYSAYLTGQVIRVDGGMVM; encoded by the coding sequence TTGTTAAACGATAAAGTAGCCTTGATTACCGGCGGAGGCCGGGGCATCGGCAGAGAAATTGCCATAGTTTTTGCTAAAGCCGGGGCAGACATTGTTATTTGTGATTTAAACGCAGACGATCTAGCCGAAACAACCGCTCAAATAGAGTCTTCAGGTAAAAAATCTCTGGGAATAAGCTGTGATGTTTCTAATCTTTCAGAAGTGGATAATATGGCCAAAAAAGCGCTTGACAAATTTAAAAAGATTGATATACTAATCAACAATGCCGGCGTCACCAGGGATAATTTGCTCCTGCGGATGTCAGAATCTGACTGGGATAAGGTGATGGCCGTTAACCTGAAAGGCACATTTAACTGCACCAAAATCATCTCAAGGTTAATGGTAAAACAAAGAAGCGGTAAGGTTATTAATATAGCTTCGATCATCGGCCTTATCGGTAATGCCGGTCAGGCAAATTACGCTGCTTCCAAGGCGGGCATAATCGGCTTTACGAAGTCAATAGCCCGGGAGGTAGCCGGCCGGGGAATTAATATAAACGCTATAGCCCCGGGCTTCATCCAGACAGATATGACCGCAAAGCTGTCTGAGGATGTAAAAGGTAAAATGCTTGCTCAAATTCCATTAGCCAGGTTTGGCAGTTCTACCGATGTAGCCAACTTAGCGTTGTTTTTGGCAAGCGGGTATTCAGCTTATTTAACCGGCCAGGTAATCCGGGTAGACGGCGGAATGGTAATGTAA
- the acpP gene encoding acyl carrier protein has protein sequence MAVDEKVKAIIVEQLGVKSEEVNINSSFIDDLGADSLDTVELVMALEEEFGIEIPDEDAEKITTVGQAVKYIEEKINK, from the coding sequence ATGGCTGTTGATGAAAAAGTAAAAGCGATCATTGTTGAGCAATTAGGCGTTAAGTCCGAAGAGGTTAACATCAATTCTTCTTTTATTGACGACTTAGGTGCTGATTCCCTGGATACGGTCGAGTTAGTAATGGCCTTAGAAGAGGAATTTGGAATCGAGATACCCGACGAGGATGCTGAGAAGATAACCACGGTCGGGCAGGCTGTTAAATATATAGAAGAAAAAATAAATAAGTAA
- the fabF gene encoding beta-ketoacyl-ACP synthase II, protein MPEQRVVITGLGVISPVGNKKEQFWGNIRKGSNGIGRITQLDPAPFDSKMAGEVKNFDPSEYISPKKAKRMARFVQFAVSSARMAIEDSSLELAKEDRCKIGVLIGSGIGSLYTIEKQHNRFLAKGPSKISPFTIPMLIVNMASGEVAISFGLKGPNFSIVTACASGTHAIGSAFKVVQRGDAEVMLAGGSESCITTIGLGAFCAMKALSTRNDQPAKASRPFDKDRDGFIIAEGAGMVILESLEHAKGRNAPIYAELSGYGMSSDAYHMTAPEPTGEGGSRAMNEALRDAKLKPRDISYINAHGTSTFLNDKVETLAVKKVFGEFSRKIPISSTKSMTGHLLGAAGAVEFIVCCLSIRDNIISPTINYENQDPDCDLDYVPNTARETEVKAVMSNSFGFGGHNAVLVVKEFNE, encoded by the coding sequence ATGCCCGAGCAAAGAGTTGTTATCACAGGCCTGGGTGTAATTTCACCTGTTGGGAATAAAAAAGAGCAGTTCTGGGGTAATATCCGCAAAGGAAGCAACGGGATTGGCCGCATTACTCAATTAGACCCTGCTCCTTTTGATTCTAAGATGGCCGGCGAAGTTAAAAATTTCGACCCTTCCGAATATATTTCCCCTAAAAAAGCAAAAAGAATGGCCAGGTTTGTGCAGTTTGCTGTTTCATCTGCCAGGATGGCAATAGAGGATTCTTCTCTTGAACTTGCCAAGGAAGACCGCTGTAAAATAGGAGTTTTGATCGGTTCGGGTATCGGCTCTTTATACACCATCGAAAAACAACACAACAGATTCTTAGCAAAGGGGCCTTCCAAGATATCGCCTTTTACTATTCCAATGCTCATTGTTAATATGGCTTCCGGCGAGGTGGCTATTTCTTTTGGGCTTAAAGGCCCGAATTTTTCAATAGTTACTGCCTGTGCTTCGGGGACTCATGCCATCGGCAGTGCTTTTAAGGTTGTTCAACGCGGCGATGCCGAGGTGATGCTTGCCGGGGGCAGTGAAAGTTGTATCACCACCATCGGTCTGGGTGCTTTTTGCGCAATGAAGGCTTTATCTACCAGAAATGACCAGCCGGCAAAAGCAAGTCGTCCTTTTGATAAAGACCGTGACGGGTTCATAATAGCCGAGGGTGCCGGGATGGTAATATTGGAAAGCCTGGAGCATGCCAAAGGCCGCAACGCTCCGATCTATGCAGAACTTAGCGGCTATGGAATGAGCTCCGATGCTTATCATATGACTGCTCCTGAACCGACAGGCGAAGGTGGAAGCCGGGCAATGAACGAAGCGCTTCGGGACGCAAAACTTAAGCCCCGCGATATTTCCTATATTAATGCCCACGGGACTTCCACGTTTCTTAATGACAAAGTAGAGACCCTGGCAGTAAAAAAGGTCTTTGGCGAGTTTAGCCGAAAGATTCCGATCAGCTCTACTAAGTCGATGACCGGCCATTTATTGGGCGCGGCCGGGGCAGTAGAGTTTATCGTTTGCTGTCTGTCAATCAGGGATAATATTATCAGCCCTACTATAAATTATGAAAACCAGGATCCGGATTGCGACCTTGATTATGTTCCGAATACAGCCAGAGAAACCGAAGTTAAGGCAGTTATGTCAAATTCTTTTGGTTTCGGAGGGCATAATGCAGTCCTGGTTGTTAAGGAATTTAACGAGTAA
- the amrA gene encoding AmmeMemoRadiSam system protein A: MRLLTAFLIILTVFIPSRGFSDNQASRYILDNGLTVIIKPVPVHPVVSVVCVVKAGSATEGRFSGSGISHFIEHLLFKGTAKRGVGEIARQIKQSRGKISAYTTLDYTRYEITLPAEHLGRALDILSDVLANASFDSREMEKERNVILNEMRRGNDDNDRYLSKLLWSTAFREHPYRMPVIGYQELFLKLTRDDILEYYRQMYVPNNIILSVVGGIEAEQVLLKVKKAFKYLQRGRIMPYAVVCEPVQMSKREIVEGRDQGLAHLLIGFHGPELNSPDLYAMDVAAIILGEGRSSRLYTRLKEKEQIVHSISAFSYTPRDPGIFGIKVLLDREKIPEAVTAVEEELAEIKKGGINDQELDKARKMVLADYIFSLQTAEAQAGQLAVNQALTGDFNFSKRYIDGINSVTLDDIKRSTLKYFKPNNLTQAMLVPGTKEPSKMNGQEKTVDLPIKKIILNNGLTVLLKENHATPAVSIRAVIKGGVRLEEQASNGISLFTAKMLLKGTKKRSSEDIFEELASIGAKVSSYSGNNSFGVSLDVLSGDLETAIDVLMDAFINSAFDQPAIEKVREEMTARIEEKKEDSFDTARQALKSGLFKTHPYQFEVTGTRESLSNIGREDLLEFYDRYVLAGNMVIAVFGDIDPEETERILTKKSKGLKRKPADEISIPAEKTRTRQERIEKYMDKSEATVLAGFHTIAIADNDRYVFEVITAVLSGQDGRLFRVIREDLGLSYVVGSYHVMGLDPGYYVLHSASEPKEIGRVRDLLISQIELLRTEPVGAGELKRAKNALIGSWIINLQSNAALAFSSGLDELYGLGYNNYKHYPERIGKITAENITRTANRYLDPEKSVIVTITAMNEKYTAKEKQYLLDLARRTISSYLKDGAMLKIEKKEVPEDLREKRACFVTLTKKQGGLRGCMGLFGARTELYKNVMDRAVAAAVRDPRFPCLACDELKKVRIEISVLTPPEELSFETPEDLLGKLRPGKDGVVIYTRYGASTYLPQVWEQIPDKEMFLSHLCSKQGAPSDYWRTNYKDVRIEIYQAIVFGEKIEKTGEGL, translated from the coding sequence ATGCGTTTATTAACAGCCTTTCTGATAATTCTAACCGTATTCATACCTTCCCGGGGATTCTCAGATAATCAAGCTTCCCGTTATATCTTAGACAACGGACTGACCGTTATTATCAAGCCGGTTCCTGTTCATCCTGTCGTATCGGTAGTCTGTGTGGTTAAAGCGGGCAGCGCGACAGAAGGCAGGTTTAGCGGTTCGGGCATCTCTCATTTTATAGAACACCTGCTGTTTAAGGGAACCGCTAAAAGAGGGGTGGGCGAGATAGCCCGCCAGATTAAACAGAGCAGGGGGAAAATAAGCGCTTACACGACCCTTGACTATACCCGTTACGAAATAACCCTGCCTGCCGAACATTTGGGCCGGGCGCTGGATATCTTGAGCGACGTATTGGCAAATGCCTCTTTTGACTCCCGGGAAATGGAAAAAGAAAGAAATGTGATTTTAAATGAGATGCGGCGGGGTAATGATGACAATGACCGCTATCTCTCAAAACTCCTTTGGTCTACCGCGTTTAGAGAACACCCTTACCGTATGCCGGTAATCGGATATCAAGAGTTATTTCTTAAGCTGACCAGAGACGATATCTTAGAATATTACCGGCAGATGTATGTCCCTAATAATATCATTTTATCGGTTGTCGGCGGCATAGAGGCTGAACAGGTTCTTTTAAAGGTAAAAAAGGCGTTTAAATATCTGCAAAGAGGCAGAATCATGCCCTACGCTGTTGTTTGCGAACCTGTGCAAATGAGCAAAAGAGAAATTGTCGAGGGTAGAGACCAGGGCCTGGCGCATTTACTTATCGGCTTTCACGGCCCGGAGCTTAACTCACCTGACCTTTACGCGATGGATGTTGCGGCGATTATTTTAGGAGAAGGCAGGAGCTCAAGGTTATATACCCGGTTGAAAGAGAAGGAACAAATAGTGCATTCGATCAGCGCGTTCAGTTACACCCCCCGGGACCCGGGTATATTCGGAATAAAGGTTTTGCTTGACCGGGAAAAAATCCCTGAGGCAGTCACAGCCGTCGAAGAGGAATTAGCTGAAATCAAAAAAGGCGGTATAAACGATCAAGAGCTTGACAAAGCCAGAAAGATGGTTTTAGCCGATTATATCTTCAGCCTGCAGACCGCTGAAGCGCAGGCCGGGCAATTGGCGGTCAACCAGGCCTTAACCGGAGATTTTAATTTTTCAAAAAGATACATTGACGGAATAAACTCGGTCACCTTAGATGATATTAAAAGGTCGACGCTTAAGTATTTTAAACCCAATAACCTGACTCAGGCAATGCTTGTGCCCGGGACAAAAGAGCCGTCAAAAATGAACGGGCAGGAAAAGACAGTAGATTTGCCGATCAAAAAAATAATCCTTAATAACGGCCTGACGGTTTTACTGAAGGAAAATCATGCCACTCCCGCTGTTTCGATAAGGGCGGTGATAAAAGGAGGGGTAAGGCTTGAAGAGCAAGCCAGCAACGGTATTTCGCTTTTTACCGCTAAAATGCTCCTTAAGGGCACAAAGAAAAGATCAAGCGAAGACATATTCGAAGAACTGGCCTCGATCGGCGCAAAGGTATCTTCTTATAGCGGCAATAACAGCTTCGGTGTTTCGCTTGATGTCCTAAGCGGGGATTTAGAAACCGCAATAGACGTTTTAATGGATGCGTTCATTAATTCGGCATTCGATCAGCCGGCGATAGAAAAGGTAAGAGAAGAAATGACGGCCCGGATAGAAGAAAAAAAAGAAGACAGCTTTGATACTGCCCGGCAGGCGCTTAAATCCGGCTTATTCAAAACTCATCCCTATCAATTTGAAGTTACCGGCACAAGAGAGTCATTATCCAATATCGGGCGGGAGGATCTATTGGAATTTTATGACCGTTATGTCTTGGCCGGCAATATGGTTATCGCGGTATTCGGAGATATCGATCCGGAAGAGACCGAACGCATATTAACTAAAAAATCTAAAGGTTTAAAAAGAAAACCGGCAGATGAAATCAGCATTCCTGCCGAAAAAACTCGGACAAGGCAGGAAAGAATCGAAAAGTATATGGATAAGTCAGAGGCAACTGTCCTGGCCGGCTTCCATACAATAGCGATAGCCGATAACGACAGGTATGTTTTTGAGGTCATTACCGCTGTGCTTTCCGGCCAGGACGGCAGGTTGTTCAGGGTAATCAGAGAGGACCTTGGGCTTAGTTATGTAGTCGGTTCTTACCACGTGATGGGATTAGATCCCGGTTATTATGTTCTTCACTCAGCAAGCGAACCTAAAGAAATAGGCAGGGTAAGGGATCTCCTGATCAGCCAGATCGAATTATTAAGGACTGAACCGGTAGGCGCCGGTGAACTTAAGCGCGCTAAAAACGCATTGATCGGAAGCTGGATTATCAACCTTCAATCCAACGCTGCCCTGGCATTTTCTTCGGGGCTTGATGAATTGTACGGATTAGGTTATAATAACTACAAGCATTATCCCGAAAGGATCGGGAAAATAACGGCTGAAAATATTACCAGGACTGCTAACCGGTATCTCGACCCTGAAAAATCGGTTATCGTTACCATTACGGCGATGAATGAAAAATACACAGCAAAAGAAAAACAATATCTGCTCGATTTAGCAAGACGAACGATTTCTTCTTATTTAAAAGACGGCGCTATGCTCAAGATCGAAAAAAAAGAGGTGCCGGAGGATTTAAGGGAGAAAAGAGCCTGTTTTGTTACCCTGACTAAAAAGCAAGGCGGATTAAGAGGCTGTATGGGGTTATTTGGGGCCAGGACAGAACTCTATAAGAATGTTATGGATAGAGCCGTAGCAGCTGCTGTCCGGGACCCGCGGTTTCCCTGCCTGGCCTGCGATGAACTTAAAAAAGTCAGGATCGAAATAAGCGTTCTTACCCCGCCGGAAGAATTAAGCTTTGAGACACCCGAAGACCTGCTCGGGAAATTAAGGCCGGGCAAAGACGGCGTAGTCATATATACCCGGTACGGAGCTTCGACTTACCTGCCTCAGGTCTGGGAACAAATTCCGGATAAGGAAATGTTTTTGTCACATCTCTGCAGTAAGCAGGGCGCGCCTTCCGATTACTGGAGGACCAATTATAAAGATGTCAGGATCGAAATATATCAGGCTATTGTTTTTGGCGAAAAAATAGAAAAAACAGGAGAAGGCTTGTAG
- a CDS encoding CvpA family protein, producing MEILSWLVDVVILIIVLYNIIIGFRRGLSGFALDFLVLGLSLGLSWFYYHRAGNILFSLFIFISALVLLTIVRYFLTGLARKKERKESKFSVFNQAGGAFLGFVRGAVILAVLFILIEIIPLGAPFERNFKQTIQTSRSYRAIQALVPLNKLTFLEKIRAVGELIYDTEALGELKKQAGSINFFSDKGFKIIIGGPETQD from the coding sequence ATGGAGATCTTAAGCTGGCTGGTAGATGTTGTTATTTTGATAATAGTTTTATATAATATTATTATAGGTTTTCGCAGGGGCCTGAGCGGATTTGCGCTTGATTTTTTGGTTTTAGGCCTGAGCCTGGGCCTGTCCTGGTTTTATTATCACCGGGCGGGAAACATCCTTTTCAGTTTGTTTATTTTTATTTCCGCGCTTGTATTATTAACGATTGTCAGGTATTTCCTTACCGGATTAGCCCGGAAAAAAGAGCGGAAGGAATCAAAATTTTCTGTTTTTAACCAGGCCGGGGGGGCATTTTTAGGATTTGTCCGGGGAGCGGTTATTCTCGCCGTGCTTTTTATATTAATTGAAATCATTCCGCTGGGCGCGCCCTTTGAGCGTAATTTTAAACAGACGATACAAACTTCGAGAAGTTATCGGGCTATTCAGGCTCTTGTTCCTTTAAATAAACTCACGTTTTTAGAAAAGATTCGGGCTGTCGGCGAACTTATCTATGATACAGAGGCGTTAGGGGAGTTAAAAAAGCAGGCGGGGTCAATAAATTTCTTTAGTGATAAAGGTTTTAAAATAATAATTGGCGGGCCGGAGACACAGGATTAA